The Solibacillus sp. FSL R7-0682 genome includes a window with the following:
- a CDS encoding VOC family protein: MFKVGSIFIPVTDVKKSSEWYEKYLGAKEIDSWEDGAGFYLPTGSTQLALVKVEFSQPTEFFINENKKNSYYNFVVDDIEAAYQHFNAANITTTEIDAYGDMKFFDFFDLDGNPFSVVNEVTSSPYHSQHIRQLQENEYKGAGS, encoded by the coding sequence ATGTTTAAAGTAGGTAGCATATTTATTCCGGTTACAGATGTTAAAAAATCCTCAGAATGGTATGAAAAATATCTAGGTGCAAAAGAAATTGATAGCTGGGAAGATGGAGCTGGTTTTTATTTACCCACTGGTTCAACGCAATTAGCATTAGTAAAGGTTGAATTTTCTCAGCCCACTGAGTTTTTTATCAACGAAAACAAGAAGAACTCCTACTATAATTTTGTCGTGGATGATATTGAAGCTGCCTATCAACACTTTAATGCCGCCAACATAACAACAACCGAAATTGATGCATATGGTGATATGAAGTTCTTTGACTTTTTCGATTTAGATGGAAATCCATTTAGTGTAGTAAATGAAGTTACGAGTTCTCCCTATCATTCACAACATATAAGACAACTGCAGGAAAATGAGTATAAGGGGGCAGGTTCCTAG
- a CDS encoding metal-binding protein ZinT, whose protein sequence is MKKTAKWITILAVSSLLAACQENNTAMKEDVSETVVTESTKDVHVHTNLTNEQKKIYDGYFDDAQVKDRKLSDWAGDWQSVYPYLLDGSLDEVFEHKASLNTEKTAEAYKEYYEVGYKTSVERIVIEGNHVTFYDHGHGHTGEYLYDGYEILTYTKGNRGVRYIFKLNGNGEGLPKYIQFSDHNISPKKVDHYHIYMGDDRNQLLEEMDNWPTFYFSHLDGHTIAHEMIAH, encoded by the coding sequence TTGAAGAAAACAGCAAAGTGGATAACTATTTTAGCCGTTAGTTCGCTGCTAGCAGCGTGCCAAGAAAACAACACAGCAATGAAAGAGGATGTAAGTGAAACCGTGGTGACAGAAAGCACAAAAGATGTTCATGTCCATACAAATTTAACGAATGAGCAAAAAAAGATTTACGACGGTTATTTTGATGATGCACAAGTTAAAGATCGTAAGCTTTCAGATTGGGCCGGAGACTGGCAATCTGTTTATCCTTACTTATTAGATGGCTCTTTAGATGAGGTTTTTGAACATAAAGCGTCCCTTAATACGGAGAAAACAGCTGAAGCTTATAAGGAATATTATGAAGTTGGATACAAAACATCGGTGGAACGTATTGTCATCGAGGGCAATCATGTAACATTTTATGATCATGGGCACGGACATACTGGAGAGTACTTATATGACGGCTACGAGATTCTTACGTATACAAAAGGAAACCGTGGTGTACGCTATATTTTTAAGCTAAATGGGAATGGCGAGGGGTTACCAAAATATATTCAATTTAGTGATCATAACATCTCTCCAAAAAAGGTAGACCATTATCACATTTATATGGGAGATGACCGTAACCAACTGTTAGAGGAAATGGATAACTGGCCAACATTTTATTTTTCACACCTAGATGGTCATACAATTGCCCATGAAATGATCGCACATTAG
- a CDS encoding methylated-DNA--[protein]-cysteine S-methyltransferase has protein sequence MTRSYTLYYRSPIGTIEIIGSTKVIRSIMFCEEGEIENLQMMETPMVLIECYNQLNEYFNGHRKQFTFPYEFEGTPFQKSVWNALEKIPYAKIASYKDIASLIGNENAIRAVGNANSKNKLSIVIPCHRIIGSSGKLTGYAGGLWRKEWLLQHEKAIIKNNL, from the coding sequence ATGACTAGAAGTTATACACTATATTATAGATCACCGATTGGAACGATAGAAATTATAGGTAGCACTAAAGTAATTCGTTCTATTATGTTTTGTGAAGAGGGTGAAATAGAAAATTTACAGATGATGGAAACCCCTATGGTTTTAATAGAATGCTACAACCAACTTAATGAATATTTTAATGGTCATCGGAAACAATTTACGTTTCCATATGAATTTGAAGGAACCCCCTTTCAAAAATCAGTATGGAACGCTTTAGAAAAAATTCCTTACGCTAAAATAGCATCATATAAGGATATAGCGAGTTTAATTGGAAATGAAAATGCGATTAGAGCGGTAGGGAATGCAAATAGTAAAAATAAATTAAGTATAGTCATTCCATGCCATCGGATTATTGGCTCTTCAGGAAAATTAACAGGTTATGCAGGCGGGCTATGGAGAAAGGAATGGCTGCTTCAGCATGAAAAAGCGATTATCAAGAATAATCTGTAA
- a CDS encoding class I SAM-dependent methyltransferase, with protein sequence MVAISNSNYNYLNFLAKFGIGGAHPGGIELSKKVFQKESIKRSTQILDVGCGTGQSAAYLALTYGANVTGIDNNTIMVEKAKERMASGPLSVKIIEGSIENTSLLDDQFDLIISESVLSFVNKPRALKEISRLLKSGGRLIAIEHTLNEHTINKEEENEIKQFFGFDALLKENDWISLLQQAGFHNIEVEKGIVVDSEADYHFSKDIDLEYYSTMEKLAEINENYEEILSYRIYLCTK encoded by the coding sequence GTGGTCGCTATTTCGAATTCCAATTACAATTATCTAAATTTTTTAGCGAAGTTTGGTATTGGCGGTGCGCATCCTGGGGGGATTGAATTATCAAAGAAAGTCTTTCAAAAGGAAAGTATTAAAAGATCTACACAAATTTTAGATGTGGGATGTGGCACCGGGCAATCGGCTGCTTATTTAGCGCTAACCTATGGTGCCAACGTTACAGGGATTGATAATAACACCATAATGGTTGAAAAAGCAAAAGAGCGAATGGCAAGTGGACCGTTATCGGTAAAAATTATTGAAGGTTCCATAGAAAATACTTCTTTACTTGACGACCAATTTGATTTAATTATTTCAGAATCTGTTCTCTCTTTTGTAAATAAGCCACGTGCCTTAAAGGAGATTTCTCGATTATTAAAGAGTGGTGGGCGCTTAATAGCCATTGAGCATACACTGAACGAGCATACTATAAACAAAGAAGAGGAAAATGAAATTAAACAGTTTTTTGGCTTTGACGCGCTTTTAAAAGAAAACGATTGGATTTCATTACTCCAACAAGCTGGTTTTCATAACATTGAAGTTGAAAAAGGTATCGTAGTGGATTCAGAGGCAGATTATCATTTCTCAAAGGATATCGATCTGGAATATTATTCCACCATGGAAAAGCTAGCTGAGATAAACGAAAATTATGAAGAAATTTTGAGTTATCGAATTTACTTATGTACGAAATAA
- a CDS encoding VUT family protein, producing the protein MRIVFYLLSIVVANVVTARFAPLEFGMFIVPMGTFFVGATFIFRDLVQNKYGRKKTYFFIFLALFLSGTASFLLGDTLMIVAASALSFVIAETADTEIYTRLKLPMAWRVFYSGIVGGLFDSVIFVIVGLSPLGAGFLPWAAVPAAIVGQVVVKTVVQLLGALILSQGLAIKEKRLTEV; encoded by the coding sequence ATGAGAATAGTATTTTATTTATTATCCATTGTTGTTGCCAACGTCGTAACAGCAAGGTTTGCACCGTTAGAGTTTGGTATGTTTATCGTTCCTATGGGTACATTTTTTGTTGGAGCAACCTTTATTTTTCGGGACCTTGTACAAAATAAATATGGCCGAAAAAAAACCTATTTCTTTATTTTCTTAGCACTATTTTTATCAGGAACGGCTTCATTTTTATTAGGCGATACTTTAATGATTGTTGCGGCATCTGCGTTATCATTTGTTATTGCTGAAACAGCCGATACAGAAATTTACACACGTTTGAAGCTCCCAATGGCTTGGCGTGTTTTCTACAGTGGAATTGTTGGTGGTCTTTTTGATTCTGTTATTTTTGTCATCGTTGGGTTGAGTCCCCTTGGCGCAGGTTTTTTACCGTGGGCAGCTGTACCGGCTGCTATTGTAGGCCAAGTAGTTGTAAAAACGGTCGTTCAACTGTTAGGTGCTTTAATTTTAAGTCAAGGACTAGCAATAAAGGAAAAACGACTAACAGAAGTGTAG
- the queC gene encoding 7-cyano-7-deazaguanine synthase QueC, whose product MIQEKALVVFSGGQDSTTCLFWAMERFAEVEAVTFDYGQRHLLEIECAKEIAKELGINHHILDMSLLNQLTPNALTREEIKVEEGDSDALPTTFVPGHNLLFLSFAGVLASQVSAKHIVTGVCETDFSGYPDCRDIFIKSMNVTLNLSMDYSFVIHTPLMWINKAQTWGLADQLGVFEFVRERTLTCYNGIIADGCGECPACKLRKKGLEDYLIEKRKF is encoded by the coding sequence ATGATACAAGAGAAAGCACTCGTTGTATTTAGCGGAGGGCAAGACAGTACAACTTGTTTATTTTGGGCAATGGAACGTTTTGCAGAAGTGGAGGCTGTGACCTTTGATTATGGTCAACGACATCTGCTTGAAATTGAATGTGCCAAAGAAATTGCAAAAGAACTGGGGATTAATCATCACATACTTGATATGTCCTTACTGAATCAGCTTACCCCGAATGCTTTAACTCGGGAAGAAATAAAGGTTGAAGAAGGGGATAGTGATGCGCTACCAACGACATTTGTTCCTGGGCATAATCTACTTTTTCTCTCCTTTGCAGGTGTTTTAGCAAGTCAAGTGAGCGCAAAGCATATCGTAACAGGTGTCTGTGAAACAGATTTTAGCGGATACCCTGACTGTCGTGACATTTTTATTAAATCAATGAATGTCACATTAAATTTATCAATGGATTATTCCTTTGTCATTCATACGCCATTAATGTGGATTAACAAAGCACAAACATGGGGGCTAGCAGACCAACTTGGCGTATTTGAATTTGTGAGAGAAAGAACTCTTACTTGCTATAACGGTATAATCGCAGATGGTTGTGGTGAATGCCCAGCATGTAAGTTACGAAAAAAAGGGCTTGAGGATTATTTAATCGAGAAAAGGAAGTTTTAA
- a CDS encoding GNAT family N-acetyltransferase — translation MNFDKENYKIYTDRLELRLFNKQDAEMVKELCNNINIYRTTLYIPYPYTLNDALVWIERHKKNFDEDRSYELAITDKENGDLLGAISLSNNRQFNNGEIAYWIGEKYWGKGYGTEAAKAIIDFAFKEKKLHKVFARYFKSNPASGKIMKKIGMKQEGLLKDQVIKDGKYEDLFYYGIINPEEVDEELTSR, via the coding sequence ATGAATTTCGATAAAGAGAATTATAAGATTTACACAGATAGATTGGAATTAAGACTTTTTAACAAGCAAGATGCAGAAATGGTAAAAGAACTTTGTAATAATATTAATATTTACAGAACTACACTTTACATACCATATCCTTATACGTTAAACGACGCATTAGTATGGATAGAACGCCATAAGAAAAATTTTGATGAAGATCGCTCCTATGAATTGGCGATCACAGATAAAGAAAATGGCGATTTATTAGGCGCAATTTCATTATCTAATAACCGGCAGTTTAATAATGGAGAAATCGCATATTGGATCGGTGAAAAATACTGGGGTAAAGGTTACGGTACAGAAGCTGCAAAAGCAATCATCGATTTTGCATTTAAAGAAAAGAAATTACATAAAGTATTCGCACGTTATTTTAAATCAAATCCAGCCTCAGGTAAAATAATGAAAAAAATTGGTATGAAACAAGAAGGTTTATTAAAAGATCAAGTAATAAAAGATGGAAAATATGAAGATCTGTTTTATTATGGCATTATTAATCCAGAAGAAGTGGATGAAGAATTAACAAGTAGATAA
- the queF gene encoding preQ(1) synthase, which produces MSGRKPTEGLEDLTLLGNQKVQYAFNYSPEVLESVDNLHSNRDYFVKFNCPEFTSLCPITQQPDFATMYISYIPDKKIVESKSLKLYLFSFRNHGDFHEDCVNIIMDDLIKLLDPRYIEVWGKFTPRGGISIDPWCNYGRPGTKYEEIANYRLMNHDLNPEKIDNR; this is translated from the coding sequence ATGTCTGGCCGCAAGCCTACTGAAGGATTAGAAGATTTAACATTATTAGGGAATCAAAAAGTGCAGTATGCATTTAATTATTCACCTGAAGTATTAGAGTCAGTGGACAATCTACATTCAAATCGGGATTACTTCGTGAAATTTAACTGTCCAGAGTTTACGAGTTTATGTCCGATTACGCAACAACCGGATTTTGCAACGATGTATATTTCGTACATTCCGGATAAAAAAATAGTTGAAAGTAAATCATTAAAGCTTTATTTATTTAGTTTTAGAAACCACGGAGACTTCCATGAAGACTGCGTGAATATTATTATGGATGATTTAATCAAACTTTTAGACCCAAGATACATCGAGGTATGGGGGAAATTTACTCCGCGTGGGGGAATCTCAATTGATCCATGGTGTAACTATGGAAGACCGGGAACTAAATACGAAGAAATCGCCAATTATCGTTTAATGAATCATGATTTAAATCCTGAAAAAATCGATAACCGATAG
- a CDS encoding DNA-3-methyladenine glycosylase 2 has translation MKWIDYESYIKIFPPKDFNFNECLIFLCRSNQEVLHKVKDETIYKVINLNDALTLCKVDYIDNYLKVEFPLGTPDILNRQLVGNYIWEWFDLNQDLYLFYQLANNDAVLKTLANKYRGLRIICIPDLFEALVWAILGQQINLTFAYTLKKRFVEQYGEWVDVEGERHWLFPTFNKIASLDVEELKQLQFTTRKAEYIIGIAKEMESGSLTKELLLQVKDEDQIRKSLMLLRGVGAWTTDYVMMKCLHKTSAFPKADVGLHNAVKRVLNLNEKPTIEELEEYSAKWEGWQAYATFYLWRSLYD, from the coding sequence ATGAAGTGGATCGACTATGAATCTTATATAAAGATTTTTCCTCCAAAGGACTTTAATTTCAACGAGTGTTTAATTTTTTTGTGTAGGTCCAACCAAGAAGTACTTCATAAAGTTAAAGATGAGACTATATATAAAGTAATAAATTTAAATGATGCGCTCACTTTATGTAAAGTAGATTATATTGATAATTACTTAAAAGTAGAATTTCCTTTAGGGACTCCAGATATTCTTAACCGTCAGCTTGTAGGGAACTATATTTGGGAGTGGTTTGATTTAAATCAAGATTTATATTTATTTTACCAATTGGCTAATAATGATGCAGTGTTAAAGACACTTGCCAATAAATATAGGGGCTTACGGATTATATGTATTCCAGATTTATTTGAAGCACTAGTTTGGGCAATATTGGGCCAACAAATTAATTTAACATTTGCGTACACATTAAAGAAAAGATTTGTTGAACAATATGGAGAATGGGTGGATGTCGAAGGAGAAAGACATTGGTTGTTCCCAACCTTTAATAAAATAGCTTCCCTAGATGTAGAGGAGTTAAAGCAACTTCAATTTACGACGAGGAAGGCGGAATATATTATAGGCATTGCAAAGGAAATGGAGAGCGGATCCTTAACAAAGGAGTTATTACTTCAAGTAAAAGATGAGGATCAAATTCGAAAATCATTAATGTTGTTAAGAGGCGTGGGTGCTTGGACAACAGATTATGTGATGATGAAATGCTTGCATAAAACTTCGGCTTTTCCAAAAGCGGATGTCGGACTGCATAATGCTGTAAAGAGAGTATTAAATCTTAACGAGAAGCCTACTATTGAAGAGCTAGAGGAATATTCAGCTAAATGGGAAGGGTGGCAAGCGTATGCTACCTTTTATCTTTGGAGGTCATTATATGACTAG